ACAAAGTATAGAATGACTCCAgcctggaggcggcagaacgcttaaccctagaccttgctatcatttccgattggggtaaaaggaaccttgtgtcctgtAATGCctgaaaaacccaatttctccacctatcaactcgacacaatcttccaaacacctattccctattcttcgacaacactcagctgtcaccttcttcaacactaaatatcctcggcctatccttagctcaaaatctcaactggaaactttacatcccttcaattactaaatcagcttcctcgaggttgggcgttctgtatcgtctccgctagttcttctcccccgcacagatgcttccaATATTGGAGACtcttccgccctcgtatggagtatggatctcacgtgtgtgtgtgtggggggcagggggggggggggaaatccactcacacagctcttctggacagagtggagtatatggttcctcgtctcatcaactttcctcctcttactgacagccttttacctcttaactttcgctgccatgttgcatctctttctatcttctatcgatattttcatgctgactgctcttctgaacttgctaactgcatgcctcaccccctcccgcggccccgctgcacacgactttctactcaagctcatccctatactgtccaaaccccttatgcaagagttaaccagcatctccattctttcatccccttcagaggtaaactgtggaacattcttccttcgtctgtatttcctcctgcctatgacttgacctctttcaagaagagtgtatcaagacacctctccacccgccagtttttttcccccgcacagttcctatccatatacaggggccttgtccgtcctcgtatggagtatgcatctcacgtgtcgggggCTACACATAGACTACACCTCTTTTGTGCAGAGTAGAGTCAAgaggctcttcctctcatcaagtcttctacctcttaaattccaccgctgTGTTGCCCCCCCGCGGCCCCACACCACATGACTCAAGCTCattccaatactgtccaaatccctcatggaggagttaactagcatcttcactctttcatcccacaagcgagtaaactctggaacaatcttccttcatctgtatttccttctgcctacgacttgaactctttcaagaggagggtatcaggacacctctccccctgaaattgacctatctttcggccacctcttttgattcttttttaggagcagcgagtagcgggcttttttttattgcttcctttttgtgtgcccttgagctgcctcctttgtttaatatatatatatatatatatatatatatatatatatatatatatatatatatatatatatatatatatatatatatatatatatatatatatatatatatatatatatatatatatatagtccgaGAGCTAGCTACGGGTGATTTTACTAACGAGCCCAGAAGATATAATGCTCTAACTTGGTTAAGTTTATCACCGACAATTGAAAAAGGTTTGTCAGCTGCTTCAACTCGGGTGGTGTTGCCCCAGGTGCCAATACCCCTTTTGAGGTTGATTTTACTTTTCAAACTatacacttcaaactttgtatataaaactatgtatttaTTCTTAATAATATGGCGATATAACTCACAGAATATTTAAGGGGATGAAGGGTCAGCTGCCCTTAAAATGACCATAAAAGTTTTGGATTTTAACCCAAAAGCTACACGAATCATATTCACTCAGTATAATGATAAAATGCAGTAGATATGAATCTACTAATAACTGACACTATTTCTCGGTGGTAAAAGGGGGTCAGCTGCCCTCCAAATTTAGTCTGATTTTGGCCCTTGGGGTAAAAATGTCTTACCCCAAGAGCTACACGTACCAAAATGCAGTAGCACAGAGTTAATCTGTCCAAATTGATAATGAGACTAAaactgacaacattatcaggtggTAAGATGTGGTCAGCTGACCTCCAAATTTTGCCCATTTTGACCccatgaggtaaaaaaaagacaactatgagttacagtttttatatttattatatagtTACTTTAAGTAACAAAAGTAATGTTGGAGTAAAAACTGACTTATTTTTCTGGTGGTAAGATGGAGTCAGCTGACCCCCAAAATGTGTCCCATTTAGTTCCTaggggtaaaataaaataaattgttcGTACAACATTCAGATTTCTACCATAGGTAGAATAAGTAGCttaactaatattgacatattAACTGACATGATTAAAGGGTGGTAAGTTAGTGTCAGCTGACCCCCAAAATTTACATCTCTTTGTTCctaaggataacaacaacaacaacaaaaactgttCGTACAACATTCAGATTTTTACCATAGGTAGAGAAAATAGTttaactaatattgacatatAAACTGACATGATTAAAGGGTGGTAAGTTAATGTCAGCTGACCCCCCAAAACTTACATCTCTTTGTTCctaaggataacaacaacaacaaaaaaaaatgttcctaCAACTTTCAGATTTCTACCATAGGTAGAATAAATAGTTAAACTGATGCTGACATTTAAACTGGCTTGATTTAAGGATATAAGGGGGGTGAGTTAGGGTGAGCTGACCCCCCAAATTTGCATATCTTTGTTCctaaggataacaacaacaaaaaactgtTCCTAGAGGTTTCAGATTTCTACTATAGGTAGAAGGAGCATAACTAAGGCAGACATAAAAACTAGCATTCGTTGGAAAAACCTGATGCATATAGTATAGCATAGAGTATGGAagacattttacatatattttttcaagagtataTTGTTTCTCAATATGTTAACGTGTATTCATTGGTCTTTACAGTCACTCGCTGTTTTCAGTTTCATCGTCAGTAGTATCATCTGCATCAGTGTCACTTTCCATTGCCAAGTCATCTGGAAGAAAATTTTATTTTAACTGAAATCAACCGAGGATGCTACTTTTGCTAATATATGAAGTAACTTTAACGAGTTACTTGTAATTCTGGATTGTTTTATAGTTTCTTATACGTTCAATCCTGAAAAATGGGTTTATCAATGGCCTTCAATTATCTGCCATAATTAACACAGCAGTAATAATGAAATAGATTAATATTGCGATTATTCATTAAAAGTAAGTACATACCTGTGCAGTCATTAATATCTTCATCATCGGAGCCATCCTTGTCATTCTGCAGCACGTCGATTGTCTTGGGGTACAAGTCACCTTCTGTCCAAAGAATCTGGTAACTACCATATCCCAAAGTCCATCCAGACTCTGTTGGCGAGATAGGACTCTGAGTAGCAAGGTCAACAGAATTCCACCTGTTAGCTATGAGGTGtactctctttattttctgcttcagGACATTGTGACACGGTGGGAGGGTGCTTCCGTCCATTTTTTTCAAACAGCTGATGCGCGCTACATCCAATTTACCAGAAGGTTTGTACCGTTCTAGGAATAATTCCAATCGTATATCATTGATGAATTGACTTTTCCTTTTACCGTACATTTCAACTGTGAACTTCTCAATTGATGAAAAAGTTTCATCTGATATGGTTTGTTCCTTCCCTAAGGCTGTGAAAGAGTTCTGGAAATTGGCGTTCTTCTCCAAGATCTTTAGTGGCCGAACTTTTCCTTTTCGGGAAAATGCTGCAGTGTAGTCGCAGCCAGTGAATGCATGGTATGCGGGCATCGCTGAACACAATGACTCGCCTAGGTTTGCTGCAAGCTTGGTCATGTCGATGTACCTTCGTGTATTGTTTGAGACTAGTCCTGCATCTATCCAAACCTTTTGATTACAGAATTTTGACTGAGATCCAAGACCAATAACTAAGCAGTCAGTGTCATTCGTTCTTATCACTATATTTTTCTGTCCAGTTATCTTGTGCACATGGAAGAACATTCTTGCGTCTGCTTCTTCGTGGTCATTGCTGTTTCTTGATTCTTCTGATTTCATGACCGAATTCCCTTCCACCACATATTTGTAGCAGGTGTCGCCATCATTTGCATACAAGGTTTTGGTTCCCAAGTGTTTCACATTGCAATCATCTGACCAACTAGCAACCAAGTACTTGACCAGAGATTCTTTAAATCCTGCGTTGCGTAAAGCACTCATCCAATTGGCTGGTCTTTTCTGATTGCCACCTGTTATTTTGAATGAATCAACAGATCCATCCCTTGCAGCTCTTTCACAGTCTTTGATTGATGGACTTAGCCATTTATCAGACACGAAGTGAATTTCATCGCCTTCTGATGCCATGATTTTCCGTAAAATGTGTCATGATATCCCACCAAATTTCGTGGGAAGGGCTGCACCTGGCAATAGATGGAAGTAAAATGATGCATCGATTATGGTGACATCGATGTGTTCCGGAGAGTTTGATTTCACCTTGTTCTCAAGATATTGCATCAGAGCCGATTTTGGTGTTTTCAGCATTGTACCATCCACATGACAGAGTGATAATGGTACAGGTGTCAGAGGATATTTTAGCACTTCTGCTAAGTCGATGCGTTTCTCTACTGAAGCATACAGAATGCTACCAAACAAGTCACGGACCATACATGCTGCCACTCTTTTTACATCtgttttctttgattttgttCCTGCAGTTGCAAATGTTGACACCTCTTGCCGAGTAATCTTTGCTAGAAACCTTCCAGGCTCTTGGCGGCACTCATTCATGAACTTCTTTCTCTGGACTTCACCTGCTTCCCTGACATTGAGGAGAAAGCTTTCTACTTCCTCTGGAGCAGTTTTTCCAGTCCCAATATTGTACAGATGTTTGGAGTCTATGTCTTCAGTGAATGGATTCATTGTTTCTTTTATCATGTAGATTATGTCCTTGACTGTTTTGTTGTCCTTCCTAATTGCATGCTTCTTCAGCCCATGTGTTACATCTTCTTTTTTATGCATGCCAGCTTCTTGAAATACATGTGACAGAATGGATGTCCGAATGAAATGAGATTCGGCCCATCTTTGCCTTGCAGATATGGAGTTTGTCATTGCGGCAATTCCAATCCGCTGGCTGGCAGCATCCTTGTTTATAGTTTGCTCCAATGTCAGATCAATTGGACTTCCAGAGAATGGCTTCTTGGTTCTCTTAACAGAAAACAGTCCGTCTTTGAATTCTTCATAGATTTCTGGATGTGTTTCTTTAAGCTTCAGTAGATTATCGTGATACTTTACTGTCCAGCGGGCATAGTTGTGATGGTTCAAGGCGAAGAAATAGTTTGCCATTTGCAGCAATGTGTTTGTGTACCCCTCCAAGTCTCCGGTTCTGACACTGCGGCTGTATCTGTGGTACAGGTGCATCAGGCTGATGTAGCTACACCAAAACTGTGCAGTTTTTCCATTGTCCCCGGCCAGTGTTTTTTCATAGAAGTCTCTGTATCTTTCCAATATGTCGTTTCCTTCCTTTGAATGTTGGTATTTGTTGATATCTGGAGAATCACTGATGCATTTTAGCTCATTCTGAAGCACTGGTACTATGTCAGGGTTGTTTTGGCTTTTTTGAAACCATTCAAAAAAGAGTATTTCCAGAGAAACCGCTAGCAGTTCGTGTATTCTCTTGCAGCGGTTGTAATGCTTTCCTTTGATAAATCCGTTTATAGAGCCCACTGCTAGTGCACCGCACTCATTCAATATGTGCGGGGCACCAGATTCAGCGATCAGCTTCCCAATGACACAAAAATATGCTTTCTCCACATGGAATGACCCAAGTGAAATGAAGAGATTGTCAAATAACGGCTTTTCCTGGGCTTGTATTTGCAAAGCTATTTTTGCTATGGCTAGGTCGTAGGTGACAACCATGCAAGACTTGTTGGACTCCTCTGCTAATTTCTGTGACCTTTTCATTGTTTCAACAACGACAGCATTTGATGTGGGTGATTGGTTTATTTGTGGCAAATACCAAACTTGCATCTGTTTTCTACAGTCATAAACTCTCTCTGCATTCCATCCTGCCCACATTGGTGTATTTGGATTTTGCCACACATCCAACATCCAGAGAACATCTTTCTTCCATGACCCTAAGTCTACATTTTCCTCACTTGTCAGAAGTCTGATATCATCGGCAGCCAGTAACCCGGCGTTTTCTAGGCGTGTTTTTTTTATGATAAGGCTGAATTTCAGAGCTTTCAGTTTCATAGGAACGCCGCCTTTTCTTGCTTAGGCCGACTCCAATTGTTGGCAGGGATGCTTTTGCTTTCAGTAATATTCTCATGGTGAATTCTATCTGACTCTGGCTTTTGGGCTGAGGCTTTAGCTTCAACGAGCTGGTACGCTATGGCAACTGTATCATGAAGTGTGTCCTTGCCGCTCATAGTTTCAACAAATCGATCAAAGTTGTCCCAGGCTACTCCAGTTCCATATTCATTTCCTGAGTGCATACCAAACGGCATTTCGTTGTCATTATTTTGACCGAAAATGTTAGTTCAGTTTCTATTTCTTCAGCCGTATGGTAACTGGCACAATGACCCATTCTGCTCAGCACTTCTATTACTTTTCTACACCCAGTCATGCTCTTCATAGCCAGAGCTGTAATCAGATGCTTTCCTGGTTTTCTTACCAGATGTTGCAGAAAATACTGCATCCTGACTAATAGCCCTGATTCGCCGCTGTTTTCCTGGTTGTTTCCATATTCTTGAGTCTGGACCACCAACTAAGTATTTGAAGAAGTCTTGGACTAACTCCGGGACATCAACTTCCCCACCAATTATATCTTGCATGGTCGGACTTGAAGGTATTTGCTTTTGTGGGGCTTTCATGATGGCTTCACGAAGTACCAATGCTGCATCTCTGATTTTCATTTTAATATCCATGAGTTTATCAAATTTGAAAGCAAGTGCTTCTTCTTTTGACATCTCAGACGAATGGACAATACCTCCAcgttttgtctttcccttttgaACCACGATCCTCTCACCAAAATGTTTGGTTAATTTTTCATCCAGCTTTTGTGCTGTTGGGGTTGCATGTAGAAAGTCCTCACCACCTATTTCATGAACAGTGGCTGTATAATAGGTGTTCAGGTCAGTTAACAAATGCACCTCGCGCTTCTCAATTACATTCTGTTCAATGTAAGATATCAATGAGTCAAAAGCCTCTCTATGaacttctttctctctgcttATGTACCCTGTCCTTGGTTGATTTCCATTTTTGGACATTGCCCTTGCTTGACTCTGGTACAGTGAGCGACAGTTGGCGTGGTACCTCAATCCTTTTGCAACAAAATCCTGGTCTCTTATCTGTGTTAAcaatttttcatcccctttcattTCAGCATATTCTTGAATGTTTGCAGCAAACTGGGCTGTCTCAGCTGAAACTAATTTTTGCTCCACGTTTTTAATTTTTTCTAGCCGATCCACAAAACAAGCACATCGGCTGGAAATCACATGTGCCCTCTTTCGATGTTGCTGCCGATTCGTTCAAGCTTAGTGATTGTTTTTCTTGGCTCATGTGACATGAAGGATTTTCTTGGCTCATGTGACACGAAGGTTTGGTTGCAGATCTGTGAGCCTTTGGTAATGCTGTAAATTTCCTATAGCACTCGTGGTGATAACCATGGATACTGTCTACTACAGTTGGCAGGGATATGTCAGCATATTTcaagtttttttgttttcgtaGCATTAATATTTCCTTGCATTTTGCCAACTTGTCATCTTTGAAGCAAATGACTCTACCAAAATCTTGATACTTATCACTGCTCTTGATGTGTAAGGAACACAGCATTTCATCTGAAAAGTCACAACAGTACCCTTATCAGGCCACAGTCACTCTGTTTTCAATTATATTTGTTATCAACTGTCACAATTTATAATTATATTGTAATATAACTGGTGCTTGGTTTTCATAATAATAAAGTGCTTTAAAGTTTGAAAAACTCACTGTACCCCGTTATTCACCCCGCCCGTGCATCCCTTACACCAAAAAAACATGTTTCATGCAGGGAACCCCAACAACAATAGTTTTACATGTATAGTGTATCACAATATAAAGCATTTTGCAAGAAAAAGTGTGCAGCGAGTTAAATGACTTACCAGGCGCAGATTTAGTGTTTTGATTGTCTGATAATTCATTGCTTTCCTGACCTGACGACAGTGACTGGATTGCTGGATGGTCTTGACTATTTGATGCAATCTTGTCTGTGCTGAGATCACCAGACAAATCATCACCTAAAAGTTATGATAAAGAACCTTTTAACATCGGCATTTCAAACtagtaacagtaataaaaaaaagtataaaaaatactCAGAATTTGATTCTTCTAAATCAGCAAAATGAAACCACTAACCTCCTGGTATTACATCGCCCTCATCCATCGTCATAAACCGTGTTTTTAGATTTCCAAAGAAATCATACACATGTTCTCTGAAAAGTTCATCGAATGGTGTTAGGGTAGTACGTACATAGAAAGTTGTGGATATACCTTGATTTGAAGTGCTCCACGTATGTGTCAATAATGTTGCCGTCAAACAATAACTAACAAGCAAAAACAAAGTAAGTAGATGATAATATATTAAGCAAAACAAAATGGGAACTACCACTTACGCTTTGCATAACTACTCCGGCTTATGCGTTTGACACATGTCAGTTGACTACACCACACCATGCAGTTAACCACGACGTTGCTTGCACGACCCCTATGAGCAGAGCCTCATAGCGAGCCTTCCCTCTCGTTTGGTGCAAACCCAGGTACTGTTATCCTGGCCGTCACAGCACCAAGCAGCCACACAGTGCAGCCACAAAAAAAACAGTTTAATAATAAAAACACAGACAATCAACACTCTATAACTTAGATCACCAACTAGGAGCTCGTAGAACCCTGGGGGCTTCCGGCGACCATCACCAAGGGTTCTCCAAAAAATCGTAAAATAATCCTGTGCTATTACAGTATGACTTTTCACCAAGTCTATCATATTAGCTCATTTGATGCAATCTTGAATTCCAAACTCAGTATACATTGCttaataactttaaaaaaaacagaCGATCATATCTTGCATTAGAACACTATTAACAAGGGTGCCTTGGAAAATGAAAATTCATGGGAGGGGTTCCACCAAGGTTTGGAATCACTGCTCTTTAACGTATGATTTATATCACCGATACACCACCATATGTACataccatgacacacacacccTATAAATAATCACAACAAGTATACCTATATACGCATACAATGATAGTATATATCAAAAAAAGATAACATAATACAAACAATGAAAATACTTACATACGGGAAATCCGAGAGTTGGTTCGTTGTACATGGCTGGAGAGGGCGAGACTGAGGAGCCGTGTTCAGCACACTCCCCACAATACCTCCAAATGAATTATTATACTAGCAATGAGACAATGAATCTGTGAATGAAGCCTGGCttcagattatttttttctctcattgtaACCTGTCGTCTCGGATCAGCGGAAACACGAGACACGAGTTTGGTAGATAGGAGAACATCAAACAACCGAGTACCATTTAAGGCCGGTCAGCCCTGACAAATATCTGATTTTAGAGTAAGTTCTTAGGTAGGCATTTGCTAACAGAAAATTGTAAGAACATCATTTATTTCATTACCCCTACGAACCAGAGGGGGAAATTTGGGGGTCAGCAGACCCTAACTTACCACCCTTAAATCAAGTGAGTTTAAATGTCAGCATCAGTTTAACTATTTATTCTACCTATGGTAGAAATCTGAAAGTTGTAGGaacagtttttgttgttgttgttgttatccttagGAACAAAGAGATGTAAATTTTGGGGGTCAGCTGACACTAACTTACCACCCTTTAATCATGTCAGTTaatatgtcaatattagttaaAAGCTACTTATTCTACCTATGGTAGAAATCTGAATGTTATTACgaacaatttattttattttacccctAGGAACTAAATAGGACACATTTTGGGGTCAGCTGACTCCATCTTACCACCAGAAAAATAAGTCAGTTTTACTCAACATTACTTTTGTTACTTAAAGTAactatataataaatataaaactgTAACTCatagttgtcttttttttcctcacggGGTCAAAATGGGCAAAATTTGGAGGTCAGCTGACCACATCTTAccacctgataatgttgtcagttTTAGTCTCATTATCAATTTGGAGAGATTAACTCTGTGCTACTGCATTTTGGTACGTGTAGCTCTTGGGGTAAGACATTTTTACCCCAAGGGCCAAAATCGAACTAAATTTGGAGCAGCTGACCCCTTTACCACCGAGAAATAGTGTCAGTTATTAGTAGATTCATATCTACTGCATTTTATCATTATACTGAGTGAATATGATTCGTGTAGCTCTTGGGgtaaaatccaacacttttaggGTCTTTTTAAGACAGCTgaccccttcatccccttaaatattctgtgagttatatcgccatattattaagaataaatacatagttttatatacaaagtttgaagtgtatAGTTTGAAAAGTAAAATCAACCTCAAAAGGGTATTTTGGCACCCCTGGGGCAACACCACCCGAGTTGAAGCAGCTGACAAACCTTTTTCAATTGTCGGTGATAAACTTAACCAAGTTAGAGCATTATATCTTCTGGGCTCGTTGAGGTAAAATCACCCAGCTAGCTCTcggactaatatatatatatatatatatatatatatatatatatatatatatatatatatatatatatatatatatatatatatatatatatatatatatatatatatatatatatatatatatatatatatatatatatatatatatatatatatatatatatatatatatatatatatatatatatatatatatatatatatatatatatatatatatatatatatatatatatatatatatatatatatatatatatatatatatatatatatatatatatatatatatatatatatatatatatatatatatatatatatatatatatatatatatatatatatatatatatatatatatatatatatatatatatatatatatatataaattgtgtAGTGGCTGGTGAGGCTGTTCAACGAGTGTTTCAGGGAGGGGGCCGTCCCCTTGGAGTGGAAGAGTGAATGTGTAGTGCCACTGTACAAAGGTAAAGGTGATAAGTACGAGTGTGGTAGTTTTAGGGGTATCAGTTTGTTGAGCGTGGTTGGCAAGGTGTGTGGGAGAGTATTGATTGATAGGGACCGATGCGGGACAGATTGTATGGTTGGTGAGGAGCAGTGTGGGGTTAGGAGCGGCAGAGGGTACATGGATCAGGTGTttgaatataagaacataagaacataagaacatggggaGACAGCAAGAGGCCTAATTGCCTACACAGGGTAGCTCCAGATTCTcccccgccacccccccccccccactaccacctgtcatcctcagccatgtagctatccagtctactcttaaaacaagctatcgtccctgcactcactatgtgattgccgagtctattccattcccccaccaccctattactaaaccaatgcttgcctgttTCCCTCCTAaatatatacttttctaatttaaatccattacagggtgttctatcctgctgactaactttcagtactttacttatatcgcctttgttgtaacccttgacccattttaataattctatcagatctccccacactcttcgtttgtctagtgaatgtaagttgagatgtttcagcctatcttgatatgaaaggttcctcagtccctgaatcatcttggtcatcctcctctgacctgattttagcaagttgatgtccattctgtagtgtgggcaccaaaattgGACaccataatctaagtgtggcctaactaacgctaaatagagtctgaggatgacctctgtacttttgttggttaccgttctGGTAATAAAACCTAATACCCTGCGAGCCCTattctaaactatacccgtgtaatgggttgcgagtTCCTACACTTagcacgctacacttggtgatgctaaaattcatctgccatttctctgaccaagctgacagtttgttgagatcctcctgcagtgctctagcatcctcccttgtcctaattgTGTCCCATTttagtgtcatccgcaaatttaacTATGTCacaagttatcccattgtctatatcattgatgtagataatgaataaaagcgggcctaaaactgaaccttgaggaaccccactggtaacattaccccattcggattttttaccgttaatggtaaccctctgtttcctgtcgcaaatccacgccctagtccaatcataaaccttccctcctattccatgagccctgactttatttaacagtctctggtgaggtaccttatcgaagaccttactaaaatcaagataaactacatcgtaactctcatcattgtcagctgcctcgtatactcttttgtaaaaggataaaagattagtgaggcacgactttcctaaacccatgctgtgagtcgtgaattaaattatgtctgtcaatatggtccctaatactatctactattattgactcaagcattttacctataactgacgtcaaattgatcggcctatagttttgcattgaagatttgtctcccttcgtaaatattggaataacgtgtgcctgcctccatgaaacagacaccacccctgtgtctagagACTTCCTAAAGTCttctgttagctgcccactgGTTTCAGCACaaatcttttctttccaaactactCTCCGACGggttctatccatctctctgtacatttatctccagtttcctttctgaccgttctatttctgctgttgaagatggtcactgttcttcccctaagcctcTTAACAGTGGtatcccgcagggttctgtcctatctcccactctctttctgttgttcattgatgatttttttccaaaacgaactgtcctattcattcttacgccgatgactttactcggcattactcaacttcttttaatagaagacccacccaacaggaactaaacgattccaagctggaggcagcagaacgcttagcctcagaccttactattatttccaattggggcaagaagaacttgatgtccttcaatgcctcaaaaacacagtttctccacctatccactcgacacaatctttcaaacaactatcccctattctttgaaaacactcagatatcaccttcttcaacactaaacatcttcggtctatccttaacttaaaatctcaactggaaacttcatatctcttcgcaCAGCCGTACAGCCGCTATCCATTTACAGCGGCCTTgttcgcccttgtatggagtatgcatctcacgtgtggagggtcccactcacacagctctcttggacagagtggagtctaaggctcctcgtctcatcagctctcctcctcttactgaaagtcttctaactcttaaatttccccgccatgttgcctctctttttaacttctatcgatatttttatgctgactgctcttctgaacttgttaactgcatgcctccccctctcccgcggccttgCAACACAcagctttctactcatgctcatccctttactgtccaa
Above is a window of Eriocheir sinensis breed Jianghai 21 unplaced genomic scaffold, ASM2467909v1 Scaffold275, whole genome shotgun sequence DNA encoding:
- the LOC126991412 gene encoding uncharacterized protein LOC126991412 — protein: MVWCSQLTCVKRISRSSYAKRDDLSGDLSTDKIASNSQDHPAIQSLSSGQESNELSDNQNTKSAPESGWTLGYGSYQILWTEGDLYPKTIDVLQNDKDGSDDEDINDCTDDLAMESDTDADDTTDDETENSE